In Anaerobacillus isosaccharinicus, one genomic interval encodes:
- a CDS encoding YdcF family protein produces the protein MTFLKKQALKKFDFLFIVLFLWFILHTAIIVTDGVNDELAAVDIAVVLGNKVELDGQPSNRLKARLDKSVELYEEGYFKYILVSGGIGIEGFDEAKVMKEYLVNKGIPSELIIEDSNGYNSFMTAENTKAIMKDLNIKSVMVITQYFHITRTKLAFNKLGFENVYSAHAEIFEYRDLYSITREFPAYYKYAFN, from the coding sequence ATGACTTTCTTGAAAAAACAAGCTTTGAAAAAATTTGATTTCCTTTTTATCGTTCTTTTTTTGTGGTTTATCCTACATACTGCCATTATAGTAACAGATGGTGTAAATGATGAATTAGCAGCTGTAGATATAGCGGTGGTTCTAGGTAATAAAGTCGAATTAGATGGTCAGCCCTCTAATAGATTAAAAGCTAGATTAGATAAATCTGTAGAACTTTATGAGGAAGGATATTTTAAGTACATATTAGTAAGTGGTGGTATAGGAATAGAAGGTTTTGATGAAGCAAAAGTCATGAAAGAATACTTAGTGAATAAAGGTATTCCCTCAGAGTTAATTATAGAAGATAGTAACGGTTATAATTCATTCATGACCGCAGAAAATACTAAAGCCATAATGAAGGATTTGAATATAAAATCTGTTATGGTGATTACACAATACTTTCATATAACACGGACAAAATTAGCGTTTAACAAACTTGGTTTTGAAAATGTGTATTCAGCACATGCAGAAATCTTTGAGTATAGAGATTTATATTCGATCACTCGAGAATTTCCAGCTTATTATAAATACGCATTTAATTAA
- a CDS encoding DUF2798 domain-containing protein: protein MVALMVLIMSVYGLILTALTTGIDGSIFTAYLKIVGLNFIVALPSQLLIVGPISRALLTKYVKPLAEEPEISL, encoded by the coding sequence ATGGTCGCTTTAATGGTTCTCATAATGTCTGTTTATGGACTTATTTTAACTGCTTTAACGACAGGAATTGACGGTTCAATCTTCACAGCTTACCTTAAAATAGTTGGTTTAAACTTTATCGTAGCTCTTCCATCGCAGTTACTCATTGTCGGACCAATCTCTCGTGCTCTATTAACTAAATACGTTAAACCACTGGCGGAAGAGCCAGAAATAAGCTTATAA